One bacterium genomic window carries:
- a CDS encoding exopolyphosphatase — protein sequence MRLVTRSDFDGLICGVLLKEAGIIDQFKFVHPKDVQDGKVEVTADDVLANVPYAKGCGMWFDHHLSESERKAFPDDFKGKSEPAKSCARVIYEFYGGEKKFPKFAEMLKAVDKSDSGDLTVEEIAAPKGWILLAFIMDPRTGLGRYSDYRISNLQLMQDLMEYCRTMNIIEILDLPDIRERIQRYHESEWLYKEMIKRYSTVHENVLVTDLRKVEEIPTGNRFVEYGMFPNINISIRMMWGMKKLNVVFAVGHSIINRTSRTNVGSLMLKYNGGGHAKVGTCQVAIEKADEVLKELVKQMNADG from the coding sequence ATGCGCCTTGTTACCAGATCCGATTTTGACGGCCTGATCTGCGGAGTCCTGCTGAAGGAGGCCGGGATCATCGACCAGTTCAAGTTCGTCCATCCCAAGGATGTCCAGGACGGCAAGGTGGAAGTGACGGCCGACGACGTGCTGGCCAACGTGCCCTACGCCAAGGGCTGCGGGATGTGGTTCGACCATCATTTATCGGAAAGCGAGCGCAAAGCCTTTCCCGACGACTTCAAGGGTAAGTCCGAGCCGGCCAAGAGCTGCGCCCGGGTGATCTACGAATTTTACGGCGGGGAGAAGAAATTCCCAAAGTTCGCCGAGATGCTGAAGGCGGTTGACAAATCCGACTCCGGCGACCTGACGGTGGAGGAGATCGCCGCGCCCAAGGGCTGGATCCTGCTGGCCTTCATCATGGACCCCCGCACCGGGCTGGGCCGCTACTCCGACTACCGGATCAGCAACCTGCAGCTGATGCAGGACCTGATGGAATACTGCCGCACCATGAACATCATAGAGATCCTGGACCTGCCGGACATCCGGGAGAGGATCCAGCGCTATCACGAGTCGGAATGGCTGTACAAGGAGATGATCAAGAGATATTCCACCGTCCATGAGAATGTGCTGGTGACCGACCTGCGCAAGGTGGAGGAGATCCCCACCGGCAACCGCTTCGTGGAATACGGGATGTTCCCCAACATCAACATCTCCATCCGGATGATGTGGGGGATGAAGAAACTGAACGTGGTTTTTGCGGTCGGCCACAGCATCATCAACCGGACCTCCAGGACCAACGTGGGATCATTGATGCTGAAGTACAACGGCGGCGGCCACGCCAAGGTGGGCACCTGCCAGGTGGCGATAGAGAAGGCGGACGAGGTGCTTAAGGAATTGGTCAAACAGATGAATGCGGACGGGTAA